A genomic stretch from Salarias fasciatus chromosome 10, fSalaFa1.1, whole genome shotgun sequence includes:
- the ppm1e gene encoding protein phosphatase 1E — MMAGSATEEKTFRRFLELFLREMRMPLQDSDPPPLRPLTDLVSEEEVEGECLDLCLQHLYKYNCPCSLAAALARATADSVHQADLSIHILIKAVEDGADPQPQMEAVKLARQVFNRLFDLCCLWLKELPFRRRPQPYYETSIHAIKNMRRKMEDKHVIIPDFNTLFNIQDQEEQAFFAVFDGHGGVDAAIYAANHLHVNLVRQESFSQDPGDALRRAFKLTDERFVKKASRENLRCGTTGVVCFLRGRTLHVAWLGDSQVILVRKGQVVELMKPHKPDREDEKQRIEALGGCVIWFGTWRVNGSLSVSRAIGDSEYKPYICGDADHNIFPLDGSEDYLILACDGFWDTVSPDEAVRVVSDHLQENAGDTSMVAHKLVASARDAGSSDNITVIVVFLRDPRCPAPASTEDEEEAGAMEGEAAEAEEEEAEVEEEEQEEEEEEEDEAGRVERDGGEGGSTADIGGKGRGGWPLQQCSAPADLNYEDRAESFTDRTSLSLLGPSLEGRVSLAPASRRPCFDFSPNVFAASRSYREARPPRRRPRALLQELGASGLTDALWPQTAAPLGRAAWQSHRLGHGRRRWVRRWPGRSREPPGPSPSGLLLACARHHFAAAAPRLPHDGAF, encoded by the exons TAACTGCCCCTGCTCCCTGGCCGCCGCCCTGGCCCGGGCCACGGCGGACAGCGTCCATCAGGCCGACCTCTCCATCCACATCCTCATTAAGGCCGTGGAAGATGGAGCTGACCCGCAACCAC agatggaggcggtgAAGCTGGCCCGCCAGGTGTTCAACAGACTGTTCGACCTGTGCTGCCTCTGGCTCAAGGAGCTGCCGTTCCGCCGCCGCCCGCAGCCGTACTACGAGACGTCCATCCACGCCATCAAGAACATGAGGCGCAAGATGGAGGACAAGCACGTCATCATCCCCGACTTCAACACACTCTTCAACATCCAG GATCAGGAGGAACAGGCTTTCTTCGCCGTGTTCGACGGTCACGGCGGGGTGGACGCGGCCATCTACGCGGCCAATCACCTCCACGTGAACCTGGTGCGACAGGAGTCCTTCAGCCAGGACCCCGGGGACGCGCTGCGCAGGGCCTTCAAGCTGACCGACGAGCGCTTCGTGAAGAAGGCCTCACGGGAG AACCTGCGCTGTGGCACGACGGGCGTGGTGTGCTTCCTGCGGGGCCGCACGCTGCACGTGGCCTGGCTCGGAGACTCCCAGGTCATCCTGGTCCGGAAAGGACAGGTGGTGGAGCTGATGAAGCCGCACAAGCCGGACCGTGAG gaCGAGAAGCAGAGGATCGAGGCTCTGGGAGGCTGTGTGATCTGGTTCGGCACATGGAGGGTCAACGGCAGCCTGTCTGTTTCCAGAGCAATCG GTGACTCGGAGTACAAACCCTACATCTGCGGCGATGCAGACCACAACATTTTCCCGCTGGACGGCTCGGAGGACTACCTGATCCTGGCGTGCGACGGCTTCTGGGACACCGTGAGTCCCGACGAGGCGGTGCGGGTGGTGAGCGACCACCTCCAGGAGAACGCCGGCGACACCAGCATGGTGGCCCACAAGCTGGTGGCGTCGGCCCGGGACGCCGGCTCCAGCGACAACATCACGGTCATCGTGGTGTTCCTGCGGGACCCTCGCTGCCCCGCGCCCGCCAGcaccgaggacgaggaggaggcgggcgCGATGGAGGGCGAGGCggcagaggcggaggaggaggaggcggaggtggaggaggaggagcaggaggaggaggaggaggaggaagacgaggcgGGCAGGGTGGAGCGTGAcggcggggaggggggcagcacTGCGGACATCGGGGGGAAGGGCCGCGGCGGCTGGCCCCTGCAGCAGTGCTCCGCCCCCGCAGACCTCAACTACGAAGACCGGGCAGAGTCGTTCACGGACAGAACTAGCCTCAGCCTGCTGGGGCCGTCGCTGGAGGGCCGCGTCTCGCTGGCCCCCGCCTCCAGACGGCCCTGCTTCGATTTTAGCCCCAACGTCTTTGCCGCCTCCCGCAGCTACCGAGAGGCGCGCCCGCCGAGGCGCCGGCCCCGCGCCCTGCTCCAGGAGCTGGGCGCCTCCGGCCTGACGGACGCTCTGTGGCCGCAGACGGCCGCGCCGCTGGGCCGGGCCGCCTGGCAGAGCCACCGGCTGGGCCACGGCCGGCGCCGGTGGGTCCGGAGGTGGCCGGGCCGGTCCAGGGAGCCGCCGGGCCCGTCGCCGTCCGGCCTTCTGCTGGCCTGCGCGCGGCACCacttcgccgccgccgcgccccgACTGCCCCACGACGGCGCCTTCTGA